GATCCCCGTCAGATCGTGGGCCTGGTAGCTGGCGGTCGAGTAGAGCTGCGCCGCGGTAAAACCTTGGGCAGTTGTGCCCTTAAAACGAGCCCCTTGCACCTGAGCGCCGGTGAAGTCGGCAATGGTCAGCGTGGCAGATTCGAAGACCGCATTCGTGAGGTTCGCTTGGCTGAGGTCGGCATCCGTGAGATTGGATGAGAGAAAATACGCCGATTGCAAGTCCTTGCCAATGAAATAAGCCATCGTCAGATCGCGATTGCTGAGATTGGCGTAGGGAGTCGCATCGACGCCCGATCCACCGGGACACAGCGTCGCGCTGGGCTGCTTCCCCTCCATTGGGTCGCCTGGATTGACGTATTCCCACTGGTAGATGTCGGCCCGCGCGACCGTTGCCCAGACCAGCGCTACGGCAAGCGCGGCCGATCGAGACGCGCAATGCCGCTTGACGACCGAAGATTTGCCTGCGTTCAGGCCGGCCCGCAAAACTTCTGTTCGAATGGCGACGCCACCAGACCGGCGAAAAAACTGTTGCATCATGGATTGGGTTCCTATCCTTTGCCCGCGGAGGATTGTGCATGCGCCATCGAGCTGCGGAAAATGCCTCGATGGGACTGGCATCCAAGGTGTACCGGCATCCAAGGTAGTTCATTCTGGTGGTTTGGTCAAGCAGTTTGCACCGGCGGCGGGTGTCTTGGATTTAATCAACACGAGAAAGAGCGAATTAGCCTTCGCGAAAATTCTTCACCGCCCCCAATTTCCCGTCGAGCCGTCGCTGAAGGATCGCCACTAAATTGCCGACTTCGTCGATCGCCGCAAATTCCATCGCTGTCGCGTCCGGCCGCTCAATAAACTGCCCCTGACCCGTCCGTTTGAGTTCTGTTGCATTTAATTGAATCCGCGGCAACTCGCCCAATGCCAACAGCGGCGAGAGCAGCCGCGAACCCACCGTCTCGCGCGTCAGCGTTTCGGCGTCGATCGATTCCTCGACTCGAAACCCGCCAATCGCCATGCGCACCAACGCCGACATCACCGCCCCCGTCCCCAGCGACTCCGCCAAATCGCGCCCCAACGACCGCACATACGTTCCACCACTGCATTCGATGTCCAGTACCAATCGCGGATATTCATACTCGACGACTTTCAGCCAATCAATCGTCACCG
This genomic interval from Pirellulales bacterium contains the following:
- a CDS encoding pentapeptide repeat-containing protein; the protein is MMQQFFRRSGGVAIRTEVLRAGLNAGKSSVVKRHCASRSAALAVALVWATVARADIYQWEYVNPGDPMEGKQPSATLCPGGSGVDATPYANLSNRDLTMAYFIGKDLQSAYFLSSNLTDADLSQANLTNAVFESATLTIADFTGAQVQGARFKGTTAQGFTAAQLYSTASYQAHDLTGI
- the truB gene encoding tRNA pseudouridine(55) synthase TruB, producing MVHFGLLNINKPAGETSRWVVDRVQRLVKPAKAGHAGTLDPLATGVLVVCVGQATRLIDYVQRMRKRYRAEFLFGRTSATEDVEGEVVELVDPPVPARVELEAEVGKFIGEILQRPPAFSALKVGGRRAYDLARKGQPVDLEPRPVTIDWLKVVEYEYPRLVLDIECSGGTYVRSLGRDLAESLGTGAVMSALVRMAIGGFRVEESIDAETLTRETVGSRLLSPLLALGELPRIQLNATELKRTGQGQFIERPDATAMEFAAIDEVGNLVAILQRRLDGKLGAVKNFREG